The Pirellulales bacterium genomic interval GACGCGCATGATCGTGTCGACGACATTGTGCAACTGGCCATCCGGCACGACCACTTCGATCTTCACCTTGGGGACGAAATCGACCGTGTATTCGGTGCCCCGATACATTTCCGTATGCCCTTTTTGACGGCCGAAGCCTCGCACTTCGGTGATCGTCATTCCTTGAATACCCTGCTCCGTGAGCGCGTTTTTCACATCTTCGAGCTTGAAGTGGCGGATGACCGCTTCGATCTTCTTCATGAAAGATTCCCTTTTCGACCAACGGCAAAAAAAACCGGCATCAGCCATCACTCGCCCAGACGCTTCCGCCACCGTCCGGCCCGGCCCAGCCTGAACAATCAAAAATTGTTACTAGCAACGAAATCATACCCGGCCGGCAAGCCGGACCGCTATATGAATATATATCCTTCCTCTCCATGTTGGCTGACGTCGAGCCCTTGAAGTTCTTGTTGCTGGGTGACCCGAAGCCCCATCAGGGCATCGAGAATCTTGAGGATCGCGAACGTGCCGACGATCGCAAATACCCAAGTCGCCAACACGGCCACGATTTGTCCTCTTAAAAGACTTCCGCCTTCCAACAGCCCGAGCGGCTGCCCATGGTTTGCGTCGGTCACGGCCCGGGTAGCGAAAACGCCGGTCAGCAGGGCTCCGAGGGTTCCGCCGACGCCATGCACGCCAAACGCGTCGAGCGAATCGTCGTAGCGAAACTTCGATTTGAACCCGGTGCACGCCGTGAAGCAAACCACCCCGCCGGCGATGCCCATCGCGATGGCCGGCATCGGGTTCACGAAGCCCGAGGCGGGCGTGATGCAAACCAGTCCGGCGACGGCTCCCGAGCAAGCTCCCAACACGCTCGGCTTGCCGCGGATGAACCATTCCATGGCGGCCCAGGTGATCGCTCCGGCGGCGGCGGCGAAATGCGTGGCGGCGAAAGCGCTCGAGGCGATGGCGTCGGATTGCAGTTCGCTGCCGGCATTAAAACCGAACCAGCCGATCCACAGCAGGGCGGCGCCCACGACCGTATAAGTCAGATTGTGCGGAGGCATCGGCTCGCTGCCGTATCCGAGCCGCCGGCCGATCAGCAGCGCGCAAACAAGCGCCGAGATTCCAGAACTGATATGCACGACCGTGCCGCCGGCGAAATCAAGCGCCCCGCCCGCCGCCCAGCCGGGCAGGTGCGCCGATCCATATTGCAGCACGCCTCCCCACCACACCCAATGGGCCAACGGGCAATAAATCAGCGTACCCCAAAGAATCGTGAACACGACCATCGTGCTGAACTTCATCCGCTCGGCAAAGGCGCCGCAAATCAATGCCGGCGTGATGATGAAAAACATCCCCTGAAACAGCATATGCGTCAGCCGCGGGATCGGATCGATGC includes:
- a CDS encoding ammonium transporter, producing the protein MSFYQAGKWLLLASILAFHVSPTTARAQDSAPKLGMNAGTSSSATTTPGDVATASANYTVPAYLQKQVGNAALAGHNAWMLVSSALVLLMTAPGLALFYGGLVRKKNVLGVMMQCFFLMGLNSVIWALWGYSLAFGGDPRSKNFNPWIGNGDYLCMHGVERTWNVGTNQAETPMFAGYPGSIDPIPRLTHMLFQGMFFIITPALICGAFAERMKFSTMVVFTILWGTLIYCPLAHWVWWGGVLQYGSAHLPGWAAGGALDFAGGTVVHISSGISALVCALLIGRRLGYGSEPMPPHNLTYTVVGAALLWIGWFGFNAGSELQSDAIASSAFAATHFAAAAGAITWAAMEWFIRGKPSVLGACSGAVAGLVCITPASGFVNPMPAIAMGIAGGVVCFTACTGFKSKFRYDDSLDAFGVHGVGGTLGALLTGVFATRAVTDANHGQPLGLLEGGSLLRGQIVAVLATWVFAIVGTFAILKILDALMGLRVTQQQELQGLDVSQHGEEGYIFI
- a CDS encoding P-II family nitrogen regulator; protein product: MKKIEAVIRHFKLEDVKNALTEQGIQGMTITEVRGFGRQKGHTEMYRGTEYTVDFVPKVKIEVVVPDGQLHNVVDTIMRVAQTGQIGDGKIFVIDLANTIRIRTGETGEDAL